The DNA sequence GGTCCTCGAGACGCTTCGATCGGTGACGGGCTCGGAGGACGAGTTCCGCCGTGAGGCGCGGTTCCTCCTCGGGACGGACCCGCCGTGAGCTTCCTCGGCGACGGGGTCCTGCGCCACCTGCGCGAGGTCGTGGATCTCCCCGATCTCACCGGCACGAAGTACCGGCTGCTCGGCCGGCTCGGGAGGGGAGGGATGGGGGCCGTCCACCGCGTCGAGGACCGCGAGCTCGGGCGCGAGGCGGCGCTGAAGGTCCTCGGCGTTCCCGACGACGCCGGCGAGCTGTCGGCCCGGCTCCTCGCCGAGGCGCGGCTGATCGCGCGGCTCGAGCACCCGAACATCATCCCGATCCACGACGCGGGAACGCTCGCGGATGGCCGCGTCTTCTACGTGATGAAGCTCGTGCGCGGGACGCGCCTGGACGAATGGATGCGCCAGCCGGCCCCGCGGACGGCGCGCCTGCGCGTCTTCCAGAGGATCTGCGAGGCGGTGGCGTTCGCGCACGCGCGCGGCATCGTCCACCGCGACCTCAAGCCCGAGAACGTCATGATCGGCCCGTTCGGCGAGGCGCTCGTCATGGACTGGGGCGTCGCCAAGATTCTCGGCGCGCCGCGGGGGCTCCCGCCGCCGGCTGAAGGAGCGGCGCCCGGCGCCGCCTCCGACGAAGAGGCGCCGACTCTCGACGCCAGGCGGGACGCCCACGCGCCGACGGGACACGGCGCCGTCATCGGCACACCCGCGTACATGGCCCCCGAGCAGGCGCGCGGCGAGATCGACCGCATCGACCAGCGCACCGACGTCTACGCGCTCGGCGCCCTGCTCTACTTCCTCCTCTGCGGCCGCCCGCCCTTCGAGGGGGAGTCGATGGCTGCCGTGCTCCGCTCCGTGGCGGAGGGCCCGGCCCCCACCCCGCGCGCGGCCGATCCCGGCGTCCCGCGCGCCCTCGACGCCGTCTGCGCGAAGGCGATGTCCGCCCTTCCCGCCGCCCGCTACGCGAGCGCCGAGGAGATGTCCCGGGACGTCGACGGGTATCTGGACGGTCAGCCGATCATCGCCTATCCCGAGAACGCCCTCGATCGCGTGGTGCGCTTCGCCGTGAAGAACCGGGCGCTCGTCCTC is a window from the Acidobacteriota bacterium genome containing:
- a CDS encoding serine/threonine protein kinase; the protein is MSFLGDGVLRHLREVVDLPDLTGTKYRLLGRLGRGGMGAVHRVEDRELGREAALKVLGVPDDAGELSARLLAEARLIARLEHPNIIPIHDAGTLADGRVFYVMKLVRGTRLDEWMRQPAPRTARLRVFQRICEAVAFAHARGIVHRDLKPENVMIGPFGEALVMDWGVAKILGAPRGLPPPAEGAAPGAASDEEAPTLDARRDAHAPTGHGAVIGTPAYMAPEQARGEIDRIDQRTDVYALGALLYFLLCGRPPFEGESMAAVLRSVAEGPAPTPRAADPGVPRALDAVCAKAMSALPAARYASAEEMSRDVDGYLDGQPIIAYPENALDRVVRFAVKNRALVLLVLAYLVMRVLVLILAGR